Sequence from the Pseudomonas sp. 7SR1 genome:
GACGCTTTTGCGCCGCACTATCAAATCAATCTGAGCATCCAGGGACTGGACGGCAGCATCATGCTGACCTTATCCAAGGCCGGTCGGATCGTCGCCAAGCGCATGATCAGCGCCCAGCAACGCAACGATCCGGAACGCCTGAAACGCCTGGTGCAAAGCATCCAGTTCGGCATCGCCATCGAGCAGGGCCACAGTGCCGTGGCGATCCTCGAAGCCATGACCGGCGGTGACAACGTCAAGCTGCCACCGCGGCAGGCACAAAGCCTGGGCGCCCCTGCCGCCAGCCTCTGAGACGGCGCGAGGGGCCCGCGGCGACTTCTCGTTGAGCCCCTAGATCTCGCCTTTCTCCACTTCGGCATGCTCGCTGGAACCCGCACCGACCTTACGGTGCGGGTGTTCGATCTTCACCGAAGGAAATTGCGAGGAAGCGTAGCGCACCACCAGGATAGAGAACGCCAGCAGCAGGATGCCGCCACACAGGTAGATGATCCCGAGGTCCGGCGGGCTGTGATGGGAAACGTTGGAAATCAGCAGGCGGGTCAGCGCGGTAATGGCCACGTAGATCAGAAACCGTACCGGCATGTGGTTGGTCTTGAAATAGATCCCCACCATCGCCCCCAATTCCAGGTAGATGAACAGCAGCAGGATGTCATCGATCTTGATGTGCCCCTCTTCGATCATCTGCAAAAATTCCATCACCGCCGCCCAAGCGGTCACCGCTCCGATGGCGAACAACGCCAGGTAATGAAACGTCTCGACGAACAGGTTGCCCAGGGATTCGGCCAGTTGATGCACGTTCTGCCGCAGGTTCTCGGCCCAGTTGATTTTCACGGTGTGGTTTCCTTAGGTCGTTTCGACCGGATGATGCGGATTGGACGTGACGGTTGTTCTGCATGCAGAAAAAAGGCCAGCGACTGTGGGTGAGATGGCAATGGGCCGTGCTTCGACACTTTTGCGCGGCTGGCGAAGACGGGATCTCTGCCACCAGGCTCAGCCCGCCAGGACAAATACCGAAACCGGTCTACATTAAAAAGCCACTATCCAAGGGAAAGGGATTTCGCTTATCCTCTTGGCTGTATATAAATACAGTAGTCAGAAAGACTAACCAATGTGAAGGCATGTGAGGTGGTGAATGGCCGTCGAAGTGGTATACCGCAGCAGCCGAGATCTGGAGCGCTTGTTCATGGATAAAGCCGAAGCTGACCGTCATGACAAAATGCTGGAGCTCGCCGAATTGCTGGCCGAAGTGTTGCAAAAAGCCGTTCCATCGCTGAGCGAGCAACAGGTAGAGGAAGCCGGCATCTACATGGCGAAGAATCGCGAAGTATTTGCAAGGGCATTCAAGAGCCAGCCGGACGCGCTGTCCGAACTGCTCAATCCTTCCGCCGAATGAACAAAAAAGATCGCAGCCTTCCGGCCGCACCGCATGGCATTGAATGCATGCAGGTGCGGCCGGAAGGCTGCGATCTTTTTTATCGGTTCACTTGTACAGCAAGCGCTCCGCCAGTTCGTCCGCCACCCGCGCCGGCGAGCGCTTTTCGGCCTGGGCATGGGCGAAGATCTCGGTAAGCCGGGCGCCGATCTTCGACAGGTGAGCCGTAATGGTCGGCAACTCTTCACCGTGGTGTTTCAGGGCGACGTAGATCAGGCCGCCGGAGTTGATCACATAGTCCGGCGCATAAAGAATCCCGCGCCTTTCCAACTGATCGGCCACTTGCAGGTTGCTCAACTGGTTGTGGGCCGAGCCGGCGACGGCCGAGCAGCGCAGTTGCGCCACGCTGTGGCTGTTGAGTACACCGCCCAGGCCACAGGGCGCGAGAATGTCGCAAGGGGTACTGAGCAGCGCGTCGTTGGCGATAGGATGGGCACCCAGTTGCTCCATTGCCAGTTGCACCTTGCCGGGGTCGATGTCGCTGACCAGCAGTTCGGCGCCCGCCGCGTGCAGTTGTTCGGCCAGGGCATATCCCACGTTGCCCAGGCCCTGGATGGCCACCCGCAGGCTTTCCAGGTTATCGCTGCCCAGGCGCGCCATGGCCGTGGCGCGGATGCCGGCGAACACACCCATCGCCGCATGGGGTGCGGGGTCTCCCGAGGCCGTGGTGCTGGTGACATGGCGAGTCTGCTGGGCGATGCAATCCATGTCGGCCACCGACGTGCCGCTGTCGATGGCGGTGATGTAGCGACCATCCAGTTGCTCGATGCAGCGGCCGAAGGCTTCGAACAATGCGGCCCGGCTTTCGACATGGGCCGGGCGCATGATCACCGCCACCCCGCCGCCCACCGGAAGTCCGGCCAGGGCAGCCTTGTAGCTCATGCCCTGGGCCAGGCGTACCGCGTCGACCACGGCACTTTCGTCGTCGGGGTAGGACAGATAACGACACCCTCCCAGGGCCGGCCCAGGACGGCTGCAGTGGATGGCAATGACCGCCTTCAACCCGGTCGTCGGGTCTACGCTCAAGTGCAGCGATTCAAGGCGGGAGCTTTGCATGAGAGCAAACATCGAAAGGCTCCCGAATCACTTTTGTTTGTTTCGCCAGTATAGGCGTGTAGTCGAAAATTGCTGGAGCACGCCGGAATAAGCCGCAGCCGTTGTCAGTCTTTTCGGACATAACCATTACGACGACTGTCCGAGACTGGACGAAACCCCATGGCGGGGCTAAAACGAGGCAAAGCCCGGAGACTGTGATGAAACCGCGCCAAGCTTTTTTTGAATGCCTGCACCGCTCGCCACCGGCCCTGTTCGAAGCGGCGCTGTGGATTGCCGCCGAACATGACCGTGACGTGGACGTGCCGGCCCTGCTCAGTGATTTCAAGGACCTGCAACGGCGTGTCAGCCAGAACCTGCCGATGCTCCCTGTCGCGGAGCTGGGCCAGCCCCTGCTGCGCTGCCTCAACGACCTGGGTTTTGCCCAGGATGACTTCACCCCGCTGCGCCCGCGCGCCGCGTTGCTCGACAAGGTACTGGCGCGCAAGCGCGGGCAACCCCTGGCCCTGGCCTTGATTGCCCTGGAGT
This genomic interval carries:
- a CDS encoding YebG family protein; this translates as MAVEVVYRSSRDLERLFMDKAEADRHDKMLELAELLAEVLQKAVPSLSEQQVEEAGIYMAKNREVFARAFKSQPDALSELLNPSAE
- a CDS encoding DUF3509 domain-containing protein yields the protein MDNPFQIITDAFAPHYQINLSIQGLDGSIMLTLSKAGRIVAKRMISAQQRNDPERLKRLVQSIQFGIAIEQGHSAVAILEAMTGGDNVKLPPRQAQSLGAPAASL
- a CDS encoding phosphate-starvation-inducible protein PsiE, producing the protein MKINWAENLRQNVHQLAESLGNLFVETFHYLALFAIGAVTAWAAVMEFLQMIEEGHIKIDDILLLFIYLELGAMVGIYFKTNHMPVRFLIYVAITALTRLLISNVSHHSPPDLGIIYLCGGILLLAFSILVVRYASSQFPSVKIEHPHRKVGAGSSEHAEVEKGEI
- a CDS encoding Glu/Leu/Phe/Val dehydrogenase family protein, with translation MFALMQSSRLESLHLSVDPTTGLKAVIAIHCSRPGPALGGCRYLSYPDDESAVVDAVRLAQGMSYKAALAGLPVGGGVAVIMRPAHVESRAALFEAFGRCIEQLDGRYITAIDSGTSVADMDCIAQQTRHVTSTTASGDPAPHAAMGVFAGIRATAMARLGSDNLESLRVAIQGLGNVGYALAEQLHAAGAELLVSDIDPGKVQLAMEQLGAHPIANDALLSTPCDILAPCGLGGVLNSHSVAQLRCSAVAGSAHNQLSNLQVADQLERRGILYAPDYVINSGGLIYVALKHHGEELPTITAHLSKIGARLTEIFAHAQAEKRSPARVADELAERLLYK